In Primulina huaijiensis isolate GDHJ02 chromosome 16, ASM1229523v2, whole genome shotgun sequence, a single genomic region encodes these proteins:
- the LOC140962134 gene encoding uncharacterized protein isoform X2: MVGKRTGSISRAKISGRINSVKYGGSGDIASKLNQLRRLREELCGADSVLLEEFLYPLLDLLSDSFSPVRKSITEIVGQIGSKHSEFLPEIVPALINILKDDAPAVARQAITCAIDIFRCTLIKGLYSSEFDESLKSSWEYVLKLRDEIYSLAFKVGSDGRRLPALKFVESVVLLYSPDPNGSLEPSSDQVSEEEFNVSWLRGGHPILNVGDLSLEASKSVGKLLDQLRLPAVKSVSNLMIIVLIKSLSTVARKRPAFYGRILPVLLGLDPSVSASEDFHISGSRHALKNAFECCLNCTHPGAVPWRDRLLSALSEMELGKSSEQEWNLMRENNGTIDLKDDSHISQTHEDGKSSDGALAVEQSYAGRKRPGLHDGSDFNQDNMSGKRVKSTVGVIDGSVHDPKGNQVNVPSVGRASSITAAESGPVPQLVAMFSTLVAQGEKAAASLEILISSISADLLADVVMANIRNLPPIYPKSEGDEVPLLDIGPPPGVEHDAHIKNLSLLLTEILSHPSSSQLKEDKTGSHHHSGLRELEHAQEEEVTQATVGDGNVAYDGLDFSSQQASVSTVESGSREDIPSGIHTGHSAIKSEVTDAKLQEEEIPGLSLSIQDGRIDENLTALLSNSTNLEDANNDKATNFGNSPVELAQSLSTDRSEELSPKVAVTDSTSINSSTPTSLGMIAQLVFPKITAPVIVLVDEQKDQLQELAFLRIIDAYKQVTAAGGWQLRVSILAHSGIEFPSELDPWKLLKMHIFSDYVKHEGHEITLRVLYRLFGEAEEDRDFFSSTTATSVYETFLLHVSETLRDSFPASDKSLNRLLGEVPYLPNSIFKLLECLCSPGCNADDKELHGGDRVIQGLSIVWSLILLRPPIRDATLKIALKSSVHHLEEVSMKAIRLVANKLYPLSFISEKIEDFAKEMLLSVANDNQTVVTNEADVMQLLMDEKISSENQPTGAKINNIADDTQHVATSASGQSSAVAEVQRCMSLFFALCTKKHSLIRQIFDVYKSMSEVAKQAVHHQLPLLVRTIGSSHELLDIMSDFPSESEELLMQAVHTLTDGTIPSPELLATIRRLYDTKIKDVDILIPILPFLPKNEVMRIFPYLVNAPPDKFQVALSRVIQGLNNSGPVLTPAESLIAIHGIDPERDGIPLKKVTDACNVCFEQRDIFSQQVLAKVLNQLVEQIPLPLLFMRTVLQAIGAFPSLVEFIMEILSRLVSKQIWKYPKLWVGFMKCALLTKPQSFGVLLQLPPAQLENALNRTPALKSPLVAHANQPHIRSSLPRSSLVVLGIASDAQASSQPKPTQSQSVENGNSNKEAVTDVSKESST; encoded by the exons ATGGTGGGCAAAAGGACGGGTTCGATTTCGCGAGCGAAGATTTCGGGTCGAATAAATTCAGTAAAGTACGGCGGTTCCGGGGACATTGCATCGAAGCTCAACCAGCTGCGGCGGCTCCGAGAGGAGCTGTGTGGCGCGGACTCTGTTTTGTTGGAGGAATTCCTCTACCCTCTCCTTGACCTCCTTTCTGATAGTTTCAGCCCCGTTCGGAAATCCATCACTGA GATAGTTGGCCAAATTGGATCGAAGCACTCAGAGTTCTTGCCTGAAATTGTACCAGCACTGATAAATATTCTGAAGGATGATGCACCTGCTGTTGCTCGCCAGGCTATCACATGTGCGATTGATATATTTCGGTGTACTCTCATCAAA GGCTTGTACTCAAGTGAGTTTGATGAATCACTTAAATCATCTTGGGAATATGTACTAAAGTTAAGAGATGAGATATACTCATTGGCGTTTAAG GTGGGAAGTGATGGGAGAAGGTTGCCCGCATTAAAGTTTGTCGAATCAGTTGTTTTACTTTACTCACCTGACCCTAATGGTTCTTTGGAACCTTCCTCTGATCAAGTTTCTGAAG AGGAATTCAATGTCTCGTGGCTTCGTGGAGGTCATCCTATACTTAATGTTGGAGATCTGTCACTTGAAGCAAGTAAAAGTGTGGGTAAACTGCTTGATCAACTGAGACTCCCTGCTGTGAAATCAGTTAGTAATCTAATGATTATCGTACTGATCAAAAG TCTTTCAACAGTTGCAAGGAAAAGGCCAGCCTTTTATGGTCGAATATTGCCAGTTTTACTCGGTTTGGATCCTTCAGTCTCTGCTAGCGAAGACTTTCATATTTCTGGGTCACGTCATGCTTTGAAGAATGCTTTTGAATGTTGTTTGAATTGTACACACCCTGGTGCTGTTCcg tgGCGGGACCGTCTTCTTAGTGCACTCAGCGAAATGGAACTTGGAAAATCATCTGAACAAGAATGGAACCTAATGCGTGAGAATAATGGAACAATAGACTTGAAAGATGATTCACATATTTCTCAGACTCATGAG GATGGTAAATCTTCTGACGGAGCACTTGCCGTTGAACAGAGTTATGCAGGGAGGAAAAGACCAGGATTGCATGATGGTTCAGATTTTAATCAGGATAATATGTCTGGAAAACGTGTAAAATCAACAGTTGGCGTTATAGATGGATCAGTCCATGATCCAAAAGGGAATCAGGTCAATGTCCCTTCAGTTGGGCGAGCATCATCCATTACAGCTGCAGAGAGCGGACCAGTTCCACAGCTTGTTGCTATGTTTAGTACATTGGTTGCTCAGGGTGAAAAGGCAGCTGCATCTTTGGAGATTCTCATTTCGAGCATATCAGCTGACTTGCTAGCTGACGTAGTTATGGCTAACATCCGTAATCTTCCTCCCATATACCCTAAATCTGAAGGAGATGAAGTCCCACTTCTGGATATAGGTCCTCCTCCTGGTGTTGAACATGATGCCCATATAAAAAATTTGTCCTTGTTATTGACAGAAATACTTTCACATCCAAGCTCTTCCCAACTGAAAGAAGATAAAACTGGATCTCATCATCATTCAGGTTTAAGAGAGCTTGAG CATGCTCAAGAAGAAGAGGTAACACAGGCTACTGTGGGTGACGGAAATGTTGCATATGACGGCCTAGATTTTTCTAGTCAACAAGCATCAGTATCTACTGTTGAATCTGGTTCTCGTGAAGATATTCCATCTGGAATTCATACTGGTCATTCAGCCATAAAATCTGAAGTCACCGATGCCAAACTTCAGGAGGAAGAAATACCCGGTCTTTCTTTGTCCATTCAGGATGGCAGAATTGATGAAAATTTAACCGCTCTTTTATCAAATTCTACCAATTTAGAGGATGCTAATAATGACAAAGCCACTAATTTTGGTAATTCTCCTGTAGAATTGGCTCAATCTTTGTCAACTGATAGGTCTGAGGAGCTTAGCCCTAAAGTGGCCGTAACAGATTCAACTAGCATCAATTCCTCAACGCCAACTTCTCTCGGGATGATCGCACAGTTGGTTTTCCCCAAGATAACAGCACCTGTCATTGTCCTTGTCGATGAACAGAAGGATCAGCTACAAGAGCTTGCTTTTTTGCGCATTATTGATGCTTATAAGCAAGTTACAGCTGCTGGAGGATGGCAACTGCGTGTTTCTATTCTTGCACACTCAGGAATTGAG TTTCCTTCAGAGTTAGATCCATGGAAGTTGCTAAAGATGCATATATTTTCAGACTACGTAAAACATGAG GGGCACGAGATAACATTGCGCGTCCTCTACAGGCTATTTGGTGAGGCAGAAGAAGACCGAGACTTTTTTTCTTCTACAACCGCTACATCTGTTTATGAAACTTTTCTTCTCCACGTG TCAGAAACGCTAAGGGATTCTTTTCCTGCTTCTGACAAATCTCTAAATAGATTGCTTGGGGAAGTTCCTTATTTACcaaattcaatttttaaattgttggaGTGCTTGTGTTCTCCTGGATGCAATGCAGATGATAAAGAGTTACATGGTGGAGATCGAGTTATCCAGGGCCTCAGTATCGTGTGGAGCCTGATTTTACTGAGACCTCCAATCCGAGATGCTACCCTCAAAATTGCTTTGAAG aGTTCTGTTCATCACCTTGAAGAAGTAAGCATGAAGGCAATACGTCTG GTGGCCAATAAACTTTATCCTTtatcattcatatctgaaaaaattgaagattttGCCAAGGAAATGTTGCTGTCGGTTGCCAATGACAATCAAACAGTTGTTACGAATGAGGCTGATGTTATGCAATTGCTGATG GATGAGAAGATATCAAGTGAGAATCAACCAACGGGAgcgaaaataaataacattgcTGATGACACTCAGCATGTGGCTACATCTGCAAGCGGGCAATCTTCTGCTGTAGCTGAAGTGCAACGTTGCATGTCTCTATTTTTTGCCCTCTGCACAAAG AAGCACTCCCTTATTCGTCAAATATTTGATGTTTATAAAAGCATGTCCGAGGTGGCAAAGCAG GCAGTTCATCACCAACTCCCATTGCTTGTTCGAACAATTGGTTCATCCCATGAGCTCCTTGATATTATGTCAGACTTTCCATCTGAAAGTGAAGAACTTTTGATGCAg GCTGTGCATACACTTACCGATGGAACAATTCCTTCTCCAGAGTTATTAGCTACCATACGAAGGTTATATGATACAAAAATTAAG GATGTAGACATTCTTATTCCGATACTGCCTTTCCTGCCTAAAAACGAG GTTATGCGGATTTTTCCATATCTTGTGAATGCTCCACCGGATAAGTTTCAAGTAGCTCTCTCTCGAGTTATTCAG GGGTTAAATAACTCTGGTCCAGTGTTGACTCCAGCTGAATCGTTAATTGCCATCCATGGGATTGATCCTGAGAGGGATGGAATTCCTTTGAAGAAG GTCACAGATGCTTGTAACGTTTGTTTTGAGCAGCGAGACATATTCTCTCAGCAAGTTCTAGCCAAGGTCTTGAATCAATTG GTTGAGCAAATTCCTCTACCCTTGTTGTTTATGCGGACAGTACTGCAGGCCATAGGGGCTTTTCCTTCTCTG GTAGAATTCATAATGGAGATTCTTTCTCGTCTTGTTAGCAAGCAG ATATGGAAATACCCAAAACTGTGGGTAGGATTCATGAAGTGTGCTCTTTTGACAAAGCCACAATCCTTTGGTGTGCTGCTTCAG CTACCTCCGGCGCAGCTTGAAAATGCGCTGAACAGAACACCTGCTCTCAAGTCTCCTTTGGTTGCCCATGCAAACCAACCACACATAAGATCCTCACTTCCAAG
- the LOC140962134 gene encoding uncharacterized protein isoform X4 — protein MVGKRTGSISRAKISGRINSVKYGGSGDIASKLNQLRRLREELCGADSVLLEEFLYPLLDLLSDSFSPVRKSITEIVGQIGSKHSEFLPEIVPALINILKDDAPAVARQAITCAIDIFRCTLIKVVIQGLYSSEFDESLKSSWEYVLKLRDEIYSLAFKVGSDGRRLPALKFVESVVLLYSPDPNGSLEPSSDQVSEEEFNVSWLRGGHPILNVGDLSLEASKSVGKLLDQLRLPAVKSVSNLMIIVLIKSLSTVARKRPAFYGRILPVLLGLDPSVSASEDFHISGSRHALKNAFECCLNCTHPGAVPWRDRLLSALSEMELGKSSEQEWNLMRENNGTIDLKDDSHISQTHEDGKSSDGALAVEQSYAGRKRPGLHDGSDFNQDNMSGKRVKSTVGVIDGSVHDPKGNQVNVPSVGRASSITAAESGPVPQLVAMFSTLVAQGEKAAASLEILISSISADLLADVVMANIRNLPPIYPKSEGDEVPLLDIGPPPGVEHDAHIKNLSLLLTEILSHPSSSQLKEDKTGSHHHSGLRELEHAQEEEVTQATVGDGNVAYDGLDFSSQQASVSTVESGSREDIPSGIHTGHSAIKSEVTDAKLQEEEIPGLSLSIQDGRIDENLTALLSNSTNLEDANNDKATNFDSTSINSSTPTSLGMIAQLVFPKITAPVIVLVDEQKDQLQELAFLRIIDAYKQVTAAGGWQLRVSILAHSGIEFPSELDPWKLLKMHIFSDYVKHEGHEITLRVLYRLFGEAEEDRDFFSSTTATSVYETFLLHVSETLRDSFPASDKSLNRLLGEVPYLPNSIFKLLECLCSPGCNADDKELHGGDRVIQGLSIVWSLILLRPPIRDATLKIALKSSVHHLEEVSMKAIRLVANKLYPLSFISEKIEDFAKEMLLSVANDNQTVVTNEADVMQLLMDEKISSENQPTGAKINNIADDTQHVATSASGQSSAVAEVQRCMSLFFALCTKKHSLIRQIFDVYKSMSEVAKQAVHHQLPLLVRTIGSSHELLDIMSDFPSESEELLMQAVHTLTDGTIPSPELLATIRRLYDTKIKDVDILIPILPFLPKNEVMRIFPYLVNAPPDKFQVALSRVIQGLNNSGPVLTPAESLIAIHGIDPERDGIPLKKVTDACNVCFEQRDIFSQQVLAKVLNQLVEQIPLPLLFMRTVLQAIGAFPSLVEFIMEILSRLVSKQIWKYPKLWVGFMKCALLTKPQSFGVLLQLPPAQLENALNRTPALKSPLVAHANQPHIRSSLPRSSLVVLGIASDAQASSQPKPTQSQSVENGNSNKEAVTDVSKESST, from the exons ATGGTGGGCAAAAGGACGGGTTCGATTTCGCGAGCGAAGATTTCGGGTCGAATAAATTCAGTAAAGTACGGCGGTTCCGGGGACATTGCATCGAAGCTCAACCAGCTGCGGCGGCTCCGAGAGGAGCTGTGTGGCGCGGACTCTGTTTTGTTGGAGGAATTCCTCTACCCTCTCCTTGACCTCCTTTCTGATAGTTTCAGCCCCGTTCGGAAATCCATCACTGA GATAGTTGGCCAAATTGGATCGAAGCACTCAGAGTTCTTGCCTGAAATTGTACCAGCACTGATAAATATTCTGAAGGATGATGCACCTGCTGTTGCTCGCCAGGCTATCACATGTGCGATTGATATATTTCGGTGTACTCTCATCAAAGTTGTGATCCAG GGCTTGTACTCAAGTGAGTTTGATGAATCACTTAAATCATCTTGGGAATATGTACTAAAGTTAAGAGATGAGATATACTCATTGGCGTTTAAG GTGGGAAGTGATGGGAGAAGGTTGCCCGCATTAAAGTTTGTCGAATCAGTTGTTTTACTTTACTCACCTGACCCTAATGGTTCTTTGGAACCTTCCTCTGATCAAGTTTCTGAAG AGGAATTCAATGTCTCGTGGCTTCGTGGAGGTCATCCTATACTTAATGTTGGAGATCTGTCACTTGAAGCAAGTAAAAGTGTGGGTAAACTGCTTGATCAACTGAGACTCCCTGCTGTGAAATCAGTTAGTAATCTAATGATTATCGTACTGATCAAAAG TCTTTCAACAGTTGCAAGGAAAAGGCCAGCCTTTTATGGTCGAATATTGCCAGTTTTACTCGGTTTGGATCCTTCAGTCTCTGCTAGCGAAGACTTTCATATTTCTGGGTCACGTCATGCTTTGAAGAATGCTTTTGAATGTTGTTTGAATTGTACACACCCTGGTGCTGTTCcg tgGCGGGACCGTCTTCTTAGTGCACTCAGCGAAATGGAACTTGGAAAATCATCTGAACAAGAATGGAACCTAATGCGTGAGAATAATGGAACAATAGACTTGAAAGATGATTCACATATTTCTCAGACTCATGAG GATGGTAAATCTTCTGACGGAGCACTTGCCGTTGAACAGAGTTATGCAGGGAGGAAAAGACCAGGATTGCATGATGGTTCAGATTTTAATCAGGATAATATGTCTGGAAAACGTGTAAAATCAACAGTTGGCGTTATAGATGGATCAGTCCATGATCCAAAAGGGAATCAGGTCAATGTCCCTTCAGTTGGGCGAGCATCATCCATTACAGCTGCAGAGAGCGGACCAGTTCCACAGCTTGTTGCTATGTTTAGTACATTGGTTGCTCAGGGTGAAAAGGCAGCTGCATCTTTGGAGATTCTCATTTCGAGCATATCAGCTGACTTGCTAGCTGACGTAGTTATGGCTAACATCCGTAATCTTCCTCCCATATACCCTAAATCTGAAGGAGATGAAGTCCCACTTCTGGATATAGGTCCTCCTCCTGGTGTTGAACATGATGCCCATATAAAAAATTTGTCCTTGTTATTGACAGAAATACTTTCACATCCAAGCTCTTCCCAACTGAAAGAAGATAAAACTGGATCTCATCATCATTCAGGTTTAAGAGAGCTTGAG CATGCTCAAGAAGAAGAGGTAACACAGGCTACTGTGGGTGACGGAAATGTTGCATATGACGGCCTAGATTTTTCTAGTCAACAAGCATCAGTATCTACTGTTGAATCTGGTTCTCGTGAAGATATTCCATCTGGAATTCATACTGGTCATTCAGCCATAAAATCTGAAGTCACCGATGCCAAACTTCAGGAGGAAGAAATACCCGGTCTTTCTTTGTCCATTCAGGATGGCAGAATTGATGAAAATTTAACCGCTCTTTTATCAAATTCTACCAATTTAGAGGATGCTAATAATGACAAAGCCACTAATTTTG ATTCAACTAGCATCAATTCCTCAACGCCAACTTCTCTCGGGATGATCGCACAGTTGGTTTTCCCCAAGATAACAGCACCTGTCATTGTCCTTGTCGATGAACAGAAGGATCAGCTACAAGAGCTTGCTTTTTTGCGCATTATTGATGCTTATAAGCAAGTTACAGCTGCTGGAGGATGGCAACTGCGTGTTTCTATTCTTGCACACTCAGGAATTGAG TTTCCTTCAGAGTTAGATCCATGGAAGTTGCTAAAGATGCATATATTTTCAGACTACGTAAAACATGAG GGGCACGAGATAACATTGCGCGTCCTCTACAGGCTATTTGGTGAGGCAGAAGAAGACCGAGACTTTTTTTCTTCTACAACCGCTACATCTGTTTATGAAACTTTTCTTCTCCACGTG TCAGAAACGCTAAGGGATTCTTTTCCTGCTTCTGACAAATCTCTAAATAGATTGCTTGGGGAAGTTCCTTATTTACcaaattcaatttttaaattgttggaGTGCTTGTGTTCTCCTGGATGCAATGCAGATGATAAAGAGTTACATGGTGGAGATCGAGTTATCCAGGGCCTCAGTATCGTGTGGAGCCTGATTTTACTGAGACCTCCAATCCGAGATGCTACCCTCAAAATTGCTTTGAAG aGTTCTGTTCATCACCTTGAAGAAGTAAGCATGAAGGCAATACGTCTG GTGGCCAATAAACTTTATCCTTtatcattcatatctgaaaaaattgaagattttGCCAAGGAAATGTTGCTGTCGGTTGCCAATGACAATCAAACAGTTGTTACGAATGAGGCTGATGTTATGCAATTGCTGATG GATGAGAAGATATCAAGTGAGAATCAACCAACGGGAgcgaaaataaataacattgcTGATGACACTCAGCATGTGGCTACATCTGCAAGCGGGCAATCTTCTGCTGTAGCTGAAGTGCAACGTTGCATGTCTCTATTTTTTGCCCTCTGCACAAAG AAGCACTCCCTTATTCGTCAAATATTTGATGTTTATAAAAGCATGTCCGAGGTGGCAAAGCAG GCAGTTCATCACCAACTCCCATTGCTTGTTCGAACAATTGGTTCATCCCATGAGCTCCTTGATATTATGTCAGACTTTCCATCTGAAAGTGAAGAACTTTTGATGCAg GCTGTGCATACACTTACCGATGGAACAATTCCTTCTCCAGAGTTATTAGCTACCATACGAAGGTTATATGATACAAAAATTAAG GATGTAGACATTCTTATTCCGATACTGCCTTTCCTGCCTAAAAACGAG GTTATGCGGATTTTTCCATATCTTGTGAATGCTCCACCGGATAAGTTTCAAGTAGCTCTCTCTCGAGTTATTCAG GGGTTAAATAACTCTGGTCCAGTGTTGACTCCAGCTGAATCGTTAATTGCCATCCATGGGATTGATCCTGAGAGGGATGGAATTCCTTTGAAGAAG GTCACAGATGCTTGTAACGTTTGTTTTGAGCAGCGAGACATATTCTCTCAGCAAGTTCTAGCCAAGGTCTTGAATCAATTG GTTGAGCAAATTCCTCTACCCTTGTTGTTTATGCGGACAGTACTGCAGGCCATAGGGGCTTTTCCTTCTCTG GTAGAATTCATAATGGAGATTCTTTCTCGTCTTGTTAGCAAGCAG ATATGGAAATACCCAAAACTGTGGGTAGGATTCATGAAGTGTGCTCTTTTGACAAAGCCACAATCCTTTGGTGTGCTGCTTCAG CTACCTCCGGCGCAGCTTGAAAATGCGCTGAACAGAACACCTGCTCTCAAGTCTCCTTTGGTTGCCCATGCAAACCAACCACACATAAGATCCTCACTTCCAAG